The Methylocystis bryophila genome contains the following window.
CCTCGACGCGGTGGCCGCGTAGCCCGAGGAACTCGATGTCGCCGCCGTCAGCCTGAATGCCGGGACGCGCCTCGGCGATCGCTTGGAGGATCAGCCGCATCGTCTCGGCCTCGGAGGCCGAGGAGCCTTCGCTGCGAGGACATCCGCCGCTGTCGAGAGTGGTCATGGGACTCATTCCAATTCCTCAATCGATGCGATGAGCTTTCGGCTCTCGCCCGTTGCAGAGGCCGCCGACAATGACGCGGCGGCCTTCTTCTTGGCCTTCTCGACCCAGGGCAAACCGCCGTAGACGAGCGCGAGACTGACTTCGTTCAGCAGATCCAGGATCTCGTGACCTTCGTCGACGACGATCGGCTGAATGCCCGCCGCCATCAGCCTGCGCACGGAGTTGCCTCCGATGGACGCGGCGTAGACGGCCGCACATCCGTCGACGAACTCGAGCTTCGGGATCACCTTGTCCTGCATGGAGCCGCTGAGCCCGGCGCGCCCCGCTTCGCCGATCTGTTCCGCCTTCAAAAACTGCTGGACGCCGACGAGATCCGCGCGGCCCGGCGAGACGTCGTAGATCACGAGACTTTCGGCTCCGCCGAAATGCAGGTTCACTCTTTCCTGATCGGTGGACGCGAAGGCGATCTTCAGCATCGCTTACTCCGCCGCCTCAGCGCGGAACCGCGACACATAGGGCCGCAGCTCCTGATAGTGGTTCGAGA
Protein-coding sequences here:
- a CDS encoding NifU family protein, translated to MTTLDSGGCPRSEGSSASEAETMRLILQAIAEARPGIQADGGDIEFLGLRGHRVEVRLTGKCLTCALAGQTLGAIRRRLMEALDQPVMVVPIME
- a CDS encoding NifB/NifX family molybdenum-iron cluster-binding protein, producing the protein MLKIAFASTDQERVNLHFGGAESLVIYDVSPGRADLVGVQQFLKAEQIGEAGRAGLSGSMQDKVIPKLEFVDGCAAVYAASIGGNSVRRLMAAGIQPIVVDEGHEILDLLNEVSLALVYGGLPWVEKAKKKAAASLSAASATGESRKLIASIEELE